From one Mycolicibacterium sp. HK-90 genomic stretch:
- a CDS encoding FadR/GntR family transcriptional regulator translates to MAVRAVERDSLVEQCSAELSRLIKQGEWPVGARIPNEQELARLLGVGRSTSREAVRSLIASGQLSSRQGSGTFVVSATPVSELDRQIRQSDIGDVTEVRLLLEVEASRLAAHRRTRADLDEIKRALTVRQSAANTADLIEADLRFHAAIVAATHNSVLVTLYESFAGTLRATSAEIFSNHDQWSAATVRRDEKAHADLYSAIERGDPRAAALVARRVMVCSVPGAPTR, encoded by the coding sequence GTGGCGGTTCGTGCGGTCGAACGCGACTCGCTCGTCGAGCAGTGCAGCGCCGAATTGAGCCGTCTGATCAAGCAGGGTGAGTGGCCGGTTGGTGCCCGGATCCCGAACGAGCAGGAGCTGGCCAGACTACTCGGGGTCGGCCGGTCCACCAGCCGGGAAGCCGTCCGGTCCTTGATCGCGTCCGGACAACTGAGTTCGCGACAGGGCTCCGGCACCTTCGTGGTCTCCGCGACGCCGGTATCGGAACTCGATCGTCAGATCCGGCAATCCGATATCGGCGATGTCACCGAGGTCCGGCTGTTGTTGGAGGTCGAGGCGAGCCGGCTGGCCGCACATCGTCGCACTCGCGCGGATCTCGATGAGATCAAGCGCGCCCTGACGGTGCGGCAGTCCGCGGCGAACACCGCCGACCTGATCGAAGCCGACCTCCGGTTTCATGCCGCAATCGTTGCGGCGACGCACAACTCGGTGCTCGTGACGTTGTATGAGTCCTTCGCGGGGACGCTCCGAGCTACTTCGGCAGAGATCTTCTCCAATCACGACCAGTGGTCGGCGGCCACCGTCCGCCGCGATGAAAAGGCACACGCGGACCTTTACTCGGCGATCGAACGAGGCGATCCGCGGGCGGCGGCACTCGTGGCGCGCCGCGTCATGGTCTGCAGCGTGCCCGGCGCACCGACGCGTTAG
- a CDS encoding error-prone DNA polymerase gives MGWHNGPPSWSEMERVLTGKPRRSGLPLEPAGDGGDSPAWSRKRGAYQQPDISRVGGSVRYAELHAHSAYSFLDGASTPEELVEEAARLNLRAIALTDHDGLYGVVRFAEAARELDVATVFGAELSLGNVPRTEDPDPPGPHLLVLARGPEGYRRLSREIAKAHLAGGEKGKPRYDFDTLTEAAGGHWHILTGCRKGHVRQALSRGPEAAAVALADLVDRFGADRVSVELTHHGHPCDDERNAVLAGLAPRFGLTVVATTGAHFAGPDRGRLAMAMAAIRARNSMDSAAGWLAPLGGAHLRSGEEMARLFGTEIVTAAADLGEQCAFGLALIAPQLPPFDVPAGHTEDSWLRQLVMAGAAERYGPPERAAKAYAQIEHELRIIEQLKFPGYFLVVHDITRFCRDNDILCQGRGSAANSAVCYALKVTNVDPIANELLFERFLSPARDGPPDIDIDIESDLRENVIQYVYERYGRDYAAQVANVITYRGRSAVRDMARALGFSQGQQDAWSKHLSRWDGRPDSPEAAEIPQPVIELATQIANLPRHLGIHSGGMVICDRPIADVCPVEWARMANRSVLQWDKDDCAAIGLVKFDLLGLGMLSALHYAIDLLAEHKGITVDLAKLDLSEPAVYEMLQKADSVGVFQVESRAQMATLPRLKPREFYDLVVEVALIRPGPIQGGSVHPYIKRRNGLEEVTYDHPSMESALKKTLGVPLFQEQLMQLAVDCAGFSPAEADQLRRAMGSKRSTEKMRRLRSRFYDGMRDLHDITGEVAERIYEKLEAFANFGFPESHSLSFASLVFYSSWFKLHHPAAFCAALLRAQPMGFYSPQSLVADARRHGVTVHGPDVNASLAYATLENAGMEVRLGLGSVRHIGDELAQRLVDERDANGPFTTLIDLTNRVQLSVPQTEALATAGALGCFGISRREALWAAGAAATQRPDRLPGVGSSSHVPPLPGMSALELSAADVWATGISPDSYPTQYLRADLDALGVIPADKLLEVVDGTRILVAGAVTHRQRPATAQGVTFMNLEDETGMVNVLCAPGVWARYRKLAQTAPALVVRGIVQNATGAVTVIADRMDPVKLRIGSRSRDFR, from the coding sequence GTGGGCTGGCATAACGGGCCGCCGAGCTGGTCGGAGATGGAGCGGGTGCTTACCGGTAAGCCCCGCCGTTCCGGGCTGCCGTTGGAGCCCGCAGGCGACGGCGGGGACAGCCCGGCCTGGTCCCGCAAGCGTGGTGCCTATCAACAGCCGGACATCTCCCGCGTCGGCGGTTCGGTGCGTTATGCCGAATTGCATGCGCACAGCGCCTACAGCTTCCTCGACGGTGCGAGCACGCCGGAGGAGTTGGTCGAGGAGGCGGCCCGGCTGAACCTGCGGGCCATCGCGCTGACCGACCATGACGGGCTCTACGGCGTGGTCCGGTTCGCCGAGGCGGCCCGGGAGTTGGACGTGGCCACGGTGTTCGGTGCCGAGTTGTCACTGGGAAACGTCCCCCGCACCGAGGACCCGGATCCACCCGGTCCGCACCTGCTGGTGCTGGCCCGTGGGCCGGAGGGTTACCGGCGGCTGTCCCGCGAGATCGCCAAGGCCCATCTGGCCGGTGGTGAGAAAGGTAAGCCCCGCTATGACTTCGACACGCTGACCGAGGCGGCCGGTGGGCACTGGCACATCCTCACCGGATGTCGCAAAGGTCATGTCCGCCAGGCGCTCTCCCGCGGGCCGGAGGCTGCTGCAGTGGCGCTGGCCGATCTGGTGGACCGGTTCGGGGCCGACCGGGTGAGTGTCGAGCTCACCCATCACGGCCACCCGTGCGACGACGAGCGCAATGCCGTCCTGGCCGGGCTGGCTCCGCGGTTCGGGCTGACCGTGGTCGCCACCACCGGTGCGCACTTCGCCGGGCCGGACCGGGGCCGGCTGGCCATGGCGATGGCCGCGATCCGGGCGCGCAACTCGATGGACTCCGCGGCGGGCTGGCTGGCCCCGTTGGGTGGGGCTCACTTGCGCTCGGGGGAGGAGATGGCCCGGCTGTTCGGTACCGAGATCGTGACGGCCGCAGCCGATCTCGGTGAGCAGTGCGCCTTCGGCCTGGCCCTCATCGCGCCGCAGCTGCCACCGTTCGACGTCCCCGCCGGACACACCGAGGACAGTTGGCTGCGTCAGTTGGTGATGGCCGGGGCGGCCGAGCGGTACGGGCCACCGGAACGCGCTGCCAAGGCCTACGCGCAGATCGAACACGAACTGCGGATCATCGAGCAGCTGAAGTTCCCCGGGTATTTCCTGGTCGTCCACGACATCACCCGGTTCTGCCGCGACAACGACATCCTGTGCCAGGGCCGGGGTTCGGCGGCCAACTCGGCGGTCTGCTACGCGCTCAAGGTCACCAACGTCGACCCGATCGCCAACGAGTTGTTGTTCGAGCGGTTCCTGTCCCCGGCCCGCGACGGACCACCCGACATCGACATCGACATCGAATCGGACCTGCGCGAGAACGTGATCCAGTACGTCTACGAGCGCTATGGCCGCGACTATGCCGCGCAGGTGGCCAACGTCATCACCTACCGCGGCCGCAGCGCGGTCCGGGACATGGCCCGCGCGCTGGGGTTCTCCCAGGGACAGCAGGACGCCTGGAGTAAACACCTCAGCCGGTGGGACGGACGCCCCGACTCACCGGAGGCGGCCGAGATCCCGCAGCCGGTGATCGAATTGGCCACGCAGATCGCCAATCTGCCGCGCCACCTCGGTATCCACTCCGGTGGCATGGTGATCTGCGATCGCCCGATCGCCGATGTGTGCCCGGTGGAGTGGGCCCGCATGGCCAATCGCAGCGTGCTGCAGTGGGACAAGGATGACTGTGCGGCAATCGGTCTGGTGAAGTTCGATCTGCTCGGCCTCGGCATGCTCTCGGCGCTGCATTACGCCATCGACCTGCTGGCCGAACACAAGGGCATCACCGTCGACCTGGCCAAGCTGGACCTGTCCGAACCGGCGGTCTACGAGATGCTGCAGAAAGCCGACTCGGTCGGGGTGTTCCAGGTGGAGTCCCGCGCACAGATGGCCACCTTGCCCCGGCTCAAGCCGCGGGAGTTCTACGACCTGGTGGTCGAGGTGGCGCTGATCCGGCCCGGGCCGATCCAGGGCGGCTCCGTACACCCCTACATCAAGCGGCGCAACGGCCTGGAGGAGGTCACCTACGACCATCCCTCGATGGAATCGGCACTGAAGAAAACACTGGGGGTGCCGCTGTTCCAGGAACAGCTCATGCAACTGGCGGTCGACTGTGCGGGATTCAGCCCGGCCGAGGCCGATCAGTTGCGCCGGGCGATGGGTTCCAAACGTTCCACCGAGAAGATGCGACGGCTCCGCAGCCGGTTCTATGACGGGATGCGGGACCTCCACGACATCACCGGTGAGGTAGCCGAGCGCATCTACGAGAAGCTCGAGGCGTTCGCGAATTTCGGCTTTCCGGAAAGTCATTCGCTGAGTTTCGCTTCGCTGGTGTTCTATTCGTCGTGGTTCAAGCTGCACCACCCGGCGGCGTTCTGCGCGGCGCTGCTGCGAGCCCAGCCGATGGGGTTCTACTCGCCGCAGTCCCTGGTGGCCGACGCGCGCAGGCACGGGGTGACGGTGCACGGTCCCGACGTCAACGCGTCCCTGGCCTACGCGACGCTGGAGAACGCCGGTATGGAGGTGCGGTTGGGGCTCGGCAGTGTCCGCCACATCGGCGACGAGTTGGCCCAGCGTCTGGTCGACGAACGAGACGCCAACGGGCCGTTCACCACCTTGATCGACCTGACCAACCGGGTGCAGCTGTCGGTACCGCAGACCGAGGCGCTGGCCACCGCGGGCGCCCTCGGCTGTTTCGGGATCAGCCGGCGCGAGGCGCTGTGGGCGGCGGGGGCGGCGGCCACACAGCGGCCGGACCGGTTGCCGGGGGTCGGATCCTCTTCGCACGTGCCGCCGTTACCGGGGATGAGCGCCCTGGAGCTGTCGGCTGCCGACGTGTGGGCCACCGGCATCTCGCCGGACAGCTATCCCACCCAGTACCTGCGCGCCGACCTCGACGCGCTCGGTGTGATCCCGGCCGACAAGTTGCTGGAGGTCGTCGATGGCACCCGAATCCTGGTTGCCGGCGCGGTGACCCACCGGCAGCGTCCCGCGACCGCGCAGGGCGTGACGTTCATGAACCTCGAAGACGAGACCGGCATGGTGAACGTGCTGTGCGCGCCCGGGGTGTGGGCGCGCTACCGCAAGCTGGCCCAGACTGCGCCGGCGCTGGTGGTGCGCGGCATCGTGCAGAACGCCACCGGCGCGGTCACCGTGATCGCCGACCGGATGGATCCGGTCAAGCTGCGGATCGGTTCACGGTCGCGGGACTTCCGCTGA
- a CDS encoding MFS transporter, which produces MPDTLETPADREHRWSKRLILWAAVLILANVLADVVIGSPMMVLPQLLDHFDTDQAAWLNASAMLAGAIWSPLLAKSSDIVGKRRVLIGTLLIACAGALVCLAAPNIWIFLAGRFLQGAAFAAVFLTVALTRQICSPPVAMALTGLLTSGSSIVGIFEPFLMKPIVDAFGYRSVFVAGALLAAVSAFCVRFFIPESPIRDAGRIDVAGAVLLGGGLGAVLGYISLGRDFGWLSGGMIVLLATGVAALAAWVWLALRLDEPVIDIRALGRPILLMLLALMLAAGSFRSMLQLTGIIAQVSPGLGLGYGLGDGGAIALLLAMPNLGIVIGGGCAGWIAGRYGPALPLLGGIAIGMVATFAMLAGVSVLPLAIVCGTMLGIAAGAIGASGYNLATELTPPESQGTVAGLVSVVLSLGSVVVNVAGGEVLKATQVPATSVDGAPVSTATGVHIYVAMAGVLFVLAAVPAIGLVRNRSAAQTSRPSGSLVAGR; this is translated from the coding sequence GTGCCAGACACACTGGAAACCCCCGCCGATCGAGAGCATCGCTGGAGTAAACGACTCATCCTCTGGGCGGCTGTGCTCATCCTCGCCAACGTCCTGGCCGACGTGGTCATCGGTTCACCGATGATGGTTTTGCCTCAGCTGCTGGACCATTTCGACACCGACCAGGCTGCGTGGTTGAACGCGAGTGCGATGCTGGCAGGGGCCATCTGGTCGCCGCTGCTGGCGAAGAGTTCCGACATCGTCGGCAAGCGCCGGGTGCTCATCGGCACGCTGCTCATTGCGTGTGCCGGAGCGCTGGTCTGCCTTGCTGCCCCCAACATCTGGATCTTTCTGGCGGGCCGCTTCCTGCAGGGCGCCGCCTTCGCCGCGGTCTTCCTCACGGTGGCCCTCACCCGTCAGATCTGCAGCCCTCCGGTGGCGATGGCGCTCACCGGCCTCCTGACCTCCGGTTCGTCGATCGTGGGAATCTTCGAGCCGTTCCTGATGAAGCCGATCGTCGATGCATTCGGCTACCGGAGTGTGTTCGTCGCGGGGGCGCTGCTCGCCGCCGTGTCCGCGTTCTGCGTGCGGTTCTTCATCCCGGAGTCGCCGATCCGCGACGCCGGGCGGATCGATGTGGCCGGGGCGGTCCTGCTCGGCGGCGGCCTCGGCGCGGTGCTGGGCTACATCAGCCTGGGCAGAGACTTCGGATGGCTGTCCGGGGGCATGATCGTGCTGTTGGCGACCGGTGTCGCCGCGTTGGCCGCTTGGGTGTGGCTCGCGTTGCGGCTCGACGAACCCGTCATAGACATCAGAGCGTTGGGCCGGCCGATCCTGCTGATGTTGCTGGCCCTGATGTTGGCAGCAGGCTCCTTCCGGAGCATGCTGCAACTTACGGGCATCATCGCCCAGGTGTCACCTGGCCTGGGGCTCGGCTACGGGTTGGGCGACGGAGGGGCGATCGCACTGCTGCTGGCAATGCCCAATCTCGGCATCGTCATCGGCGGCGGGTGCGCCGGGTGGATCGCCGGGAGGTACGGTCCGGCACTGCCTCTCCTCGGCGGTATCGCCATCGGGATGGTGGCGACCTTCGCGATGCTGGCGGGCGTGTCAGTGCTCCCGCTGGCAATCGTCTGCGGCACCATGCTCGGTATTGCGGCCGGCGCGATCGGCGCTTCCGGCTACAACCTGGCGACCGAACTCACGCCGCCGGAAAGTCAGGGCACGGTCGCCGGTTTGGTGTCGGTCGTGCTCTCGCTCGGCTCGGTAGTCGTCAATGTCGCCGGCGGCGAGGTGCTCAAGGCCACCCAGGTTCCGGCCACCTCTGTCGACGGCGCCCCGGTGAGTACGGCGACCGGGGTCCATATCTACGTCGCGATGGCCGGAGTGCTCTTCGTTCTTGCCGCGGTACCCGCGATCGGGTTGGTGCGCAACCGGTCCGCAGCGCAGACGTCACGGCCTTCTGGTTCGCTCGTGGCCGGACGGTAG
- a CDS encoding NAD(P)/FAD-dependent oxidoreductase — protein MSNATVIGGGIGGLTAATALARRGWTVRLHERQPEIRAVGAGIYVWDNGLLALESIGAFAEATHGAHIGPAAEARSHRGKTLYRIDINGDGQARCYTLLREVLIRALVNAARDAGVELVTGSVATAVRADGTVDFDDGHTEAADLVVAADGVHSRLRDSLDLAYRRIRMTQGAARLMIPASADYLSDEDRVKHLEFFQGRRRLLYTPCTPEWVYLALVCDAGDPAINGSRVNVAQWKRSFPMLSSLLDATADVPIRWDTFEFVQLSTWSRGAVAFLGDAAHAQPPYLGQGGGTAMTNAIALAAAVSHPVTGIPDALEAWERHTRPEIERTQRTSYGMRLLNHIPDAVRVPLLSTVGRVPGFSDLHLSTARRQSAATV, from the coding sequence ATGAGCAATGCCACCGTCATCGGCGGCGGTATCGGCGGATTGACCGCCGCCACCGCACTTGCCCGACGCGGCTGGACCGTCCGGTTGCACGAGCGCCAACCCGAGATCCGCGCGGTAGGCGCCGGCATCTACGTCTGGGACAACGGCCTGCTGGCCCTCGAATCGATCGGAGCCTTCGCCGAGGCCACCCACGGCGCGCACATCGGTCCAGCCGCCGAAGCCAGGTCGCACCGCGGAAAGACGTTGTACCGCATCGACATCAACGGCGATGGCCAGGCCCGGTGCTACACCCTTCTGCGGGAGGTCCTGATCCGCGCGTTGGTGAATGCTGCGCGCGACGCGGGCGTCGAGCTCGTCACCGGCTCGGTCGCCACCGCGGTCCGTGCCGACGGGACAGTCGATTTCGACGACGGGCATACCGAGGCCGCCGATCTCGTGGTCGCCGCCGACGGAGTGCACTCACGGCTGCGCGACAGCCTCGACCTGGCCTACCGCCGGATCCGCATGACCCAGGGGGCGGCTCGGCTGATGATTCCGGCCTCGGCCGACTACCTGTCCGACGAGGACCGGGTGAAACACCTCGAGTTCTTCCAGGGGCGCCGCCGCCTGCTGTACACGCCGTGCACCCCGGAGTGGGTCTACCTCGCTCTGGTCTGCGACGCGGGCGATCCGGCGATCAACGGATCGCGCGTGAACGTGGCGCAATGGAAACGAAGCTTCCCGATGCTGTCGTCGCTGCTCGACGCCACCGCCGACGTGCCGATCCGTTGGGACACCTTCGAATTCGTACAGTTGTCGACGTGGTCGCGCGGCGCGGTCGCGTTTCTCGGCGACGCCGCGCACGCCCAACCGCCCTATCTCGGGCAGGGCGGCGGGACGGCGATGACCAACGCGATCGCACTCGCCGCGGCGGTGAGCCATCCGGTCACCGGGATCCCCGATGCGCTCGAGGCCTGGGAACGGCACACCCGCCCGGAGATCGAACGGACGCAACGCACGTCCTACGGCATGCGGTTGCTCAACCACATTCCCGATGCCGTACGGGTGCCGCTGCTGTCCACCGTCGGCCGCGTGCCCGGCTTTTCCGATCTACACCTGTCCACCGCGCGGCGGCAATCGGCCGCCACCGTCTAG
- a CDS encoding TetR/AcrR family transcriptional regulator translates to MVDRPNPDRQVRGAKLRALVLDATIARIEAVGIDNVRIADIAEAAGVHETSLYRRWKTLSRLLVDALVSRTAEEIPIPDTGSIESDLETFTADLARFAQTPAGTAMIRSTVVSDTDPEVEAARREFWLQRLSAAEEIITRGIGRGEVAADTDAQLVVLTLGGLVHLYVSHIGDPIPVDLPQRVVRLILPGIAPK, encoded by the coding sequence ATGGTTGATCGACCGAATCCTGACCGCCAGGTCCGCGGCGCCAAGCTGCGCGCGCTGGTCCTGGATGCCACGATCGCCCGCATCGAAGCGGTCGGGATCGACAACGTCCGTATCGCCGACATCGCCGAAGCGGCCGGAGTCCACGAGACCTCGCTGTACCGCCGATGGAAGACGTTGTCCCGGTTGCTGGTCGACGCATTGGTCTCGCGTACGGCAGAGGAGATTCCGATACCCGACACCGGGTCGATCGAATCGGATCTGGAGACCTTCACGGCCGATCTCGCCCGCTTCGCCCAGACGCCTGCCGGGACCGCGATGATCCGCAGCACCGTGGTTTCGGATACCGACCCCGAAGTGGAGGCGGCCCGGCGCGAATTCTGGTTGCAGCGCCTATCGGCTGCCGAGGAGATCATCACGCGCGGTATCGGCCGCGGCGAGGTCGCGGCCGATACCGATGCGCAGCTGGTGGTGCTGACCCTCGGCGGGCTGGTCCACCTGTATGTGAGCCATATCGGCGACCCGATCCCGGTGGACCTGCCCCAGCGGGTGGTGCGCCTGATCCTGCCCGGGATCGCGCCGAAATAG
- a CDS encoding carboxylesterase family protein gives MHGEVLTTSGRWRGRLSGDVAVFRGIRYAHADRFGPPQPIPLADSMFDATDRGPAAPQLPSRLETIMGAPARYQQSPDCLRVTVTAPAGAEPASRPVLVWLHGGAYLSGSGEWNLYDADRLVRETDIVVVAVSYRVGAFGYLRAAGISPGNLGLLDQITALEWVRDNVEEFGGDPSRVTVAGQSAGAQSVVAMLGIDRTRTLFDQAIIQSAPLGISFHGPDQAQRVADVVLGELGIDPREATDAQILGAQARAARRLSGRLGLNSAPPLRPISGVTPLPDEPEWRQAMIERAPDLRVLMGTTADEMAAFYGPHPFFSALRRVPVIGRGIASLAQRTVQAKAFDQPTDTLADLLADSGAGLYRYRVGPLHPANPFGACHCIELPLLFGDGGAWQNAPMVSPLTADEIAAIGVRTRERWGQFIRTGEISGDWRMHRPGSRRLHSLP, from the coding sequence ATGCACGGCGAGGTGCTGACCACGTCAGGCCGGTGGCGCGGCCGGCTGTCCGGTGACGTCGCGGTCTTCCGCGGAATTCGCTACGCACACGCCGACAGATTTGGGCCGCCACAGCCGATTCCGTTGGCCGACAGCATGTTCGATGCCACCGATCGCGGCCCGGCCGCGCCCCAGCTGCCGTCGCGACTGGAAACGATCATGGGCGCGCCGGCCCGGTACCAACAGAGCCCGGACTGCCTGCGCGTCACGGTCACCGCGCCGGCCGGAGCCGAACCGGCCTCCCGGCCGGTCCTGGTCTGGCTGCATGGCGGGGCCTACCTGTCGGGTAGCGGCGAGTGGAACCTCTACGACGCCGACCGCCTGGTGCGGGAAACCGACATCGTCGTGGTGGCCGTGAGCTACCGCGTCGGCGCCTTCGGCTACCTACGCGCGGCCGGGATATCACCCGGCAACCTCGGACTGCTCGATCAGATCACAGCACTGGAGTGGGTACGCGACAACGTCGAAGAGTTTGGCGGGGACCCGTCCCGCGTCACCGTCGCGGGCCAGTCCGCCGGCGCGCAATCCGTCGTGGCGATGCTCGGGATCGACCGCACTCGAACACTTTTCGACCAGGCCATCATTCAGAGCGCACCGCTGGGCATCTCATTCCACGGTCCGGATCAGGCGCAGCGAGTGGCCGACGTCGTCCTCGGCGAACTCGGTATCGATCCACGGGAGGCGACGGACGCCCAGATTCTCGGCGCCCAGGCGCGGGCCGCCCGCCGCCTGTCCGGGCGGCTGGGCCTCAATTCGGCACCACCGCTGCGACCGATCAGCGGTGTCACTCCACTGCCCGACGAGCCCGAATGGCGGCAGGCCATGATCGAGCGGGCACCTGACCTGCGTGTCCTGATGGGCACCACCGCCGACGAGATGGCAGCCTTCTACGGCCCGCACCCGTTCTTCTCCGCACTGCGCCGCGTGCCCGTGATCGGCAGAGGTATCGCATCGCTCGCGCAAAGAACGGTACAGGCCAAGGCATTCGACCAACCGACAGACACACTCGCCGACCTGCTGGCCGACTCCGGAGCCGGCCTGTACCGCTACCGCGTCGGACCCCTGCATCCGGCGAACCCCTTCGGCGCCTGTCACTGCATCGAACTCCCACTGCTGTTCGGCGACGGCGGGGCCTGGCAGAACGCGCCCATGGTGTCGCCACTGACCGCCGACGAGATCGCCGCGATCGGTGTGCGCACCCGCGAGCGCTGGGGACAGTTCATCCGCACGGGAGAGATCTCCGGGGACTGGCGGATGCATCGTCCCGGGTCCCGGCGCCTGCATTCGCTGCCCTGA
- a CDS encoding TetR/AcrR family transcriptional regulator: MRAQILDATTELVARDGVAGFRYDDVAELAGVNKTSVYRNWPDRGELAAEALLRYAEDLASVADTGDIRRDLVDYLTALADGLATPFGQALVLAVRPTGEHPVVQQTVAAILDRRVAAMRRRVAAAVDRGELPPVDSSFLGEMISGPVHLIVSRGIRPFTRTDAEHIVDVVLAGIRATPPPA; this comes from the coding sequence GTGAGAGCACAAATCCTCGACGCGACAACCGAACTCGTCGCGCGCGACGGCGTCGCGGGATTCCGCTATGACGACGTCGCCGAGCTCGCCGGTGTGAACAAGACCAGCGTCTACCGCAACTGGCCCGACCGCGGGGAACTGGCGGCCGAAGCCCTGCTGCGCTACGCCGAGGATCTCGCCTCGGTCGCCGACACCGGCGACATCCGCCGCGACTTGGTGGACTACCTGACCGCCCTCGCCGACGGTCTGGCAACGCCGTTCGGCCAGGCACTCGTACTCGCCGTCCGACCCACCGGCGAACACCCCGTCGTCCAGCAGACGGTGGCCGCGATCCTCGACCGACGCGTGGCCGCCATGCGGCGGCGGGTGGCCGCCGCCGTCGACCGGGGCGAGCTCCCCCCGGTCGACAGCTCCTTCCTGGGCGAGATGATCTCCGGGCCGGTGCACCTCATCGTCAGCCGCGGCATACGCCCTTTCACCCGGACCGACGCGGAACACATCGTCGACGTGGTTCTCGCCGGCATCCGGGCCACGCCACCGCCCGCCTGA
- a CDS encoding alpha/beta fold hydrolase: MTNTMTVNGVQIAFVDEGLEPGPVIVPLTGWAHDHRAFDRLVPHLIPKHRVVRVCWRGHGPDRTPVGDFGVAEQVADTVALLDALEIETFVPVAHAHGGWAALDIAEQLGPDRVPAVMILDLIMTPAPPEFVAGLHAIQQRETWLTGRDGLVQSWLDGSDNPAVRYHMQHEAGGFGFDMWSRACRVIENAYNTWGSPMGRMEKLTQPRPIRHVFSHPKSPEYDALHDEFCSRNPWFSYTRLPGETHFPGIELPEHVAAELSDLIGECALS; this comes from the coding sequence ATGACCAACACGATGACCGTCAACGGCGTCCAGATCGCGTTCGTCGACGAAGGACTCGAACCGGGCCCGGTGATCGTTCCACTCACCGGCTGGGCGCATGACCACCGCGCCTTCGACCGGTTGGTGCCGCATCTGATCCCGAAACATCGCGTGGTCCGGGTGTGCTGGCGCGGCCACGGCCCCGATCGCACGCCCGTCGGCGACTTCGGGGTAGCCGAGCAGGTCGCCGACACCGTCGCACTGCTGGACGCGCTGGAGATCGAGACATTCGTGCCCGTCGCACACGCCCACGGTGGCTGGGCCGCGCTGGACATCGCCGAGCAACTGGGACCCGACCGGGTACCGGCCGTGATGATCCTCGACCTGATCATGACGCCGGCCCCGCCGGAATTCGTTGCGGGCCTGCACGCGATCCAACAGCGCGAGACGTGGCTTACCGGCCGAGACGGACTCGTCCAGTCGTGGTTGGACGGCAGCGACAATCCGGCGGTCCGCTACCACATGCAACACGAAGCCGGTGGATTCGGTTTCGACATGTGGTCTCGTGCCTGTCGGGTGATCGAGAACGCCTACAACACCTGGGGTTCCCCGATGGGACGGATGGAGAAGCTGACCCAGCCCCGCCCCATCCGGCATGTCTTCTCTCATCCGAAGTCGCCCGAGTACGACGCACTGCACGACGAATTCTGCAGTCGTAACCCGTGGTTCAGTTACACCCGCCTGCCGGGTGAGACTCATTTCCCCGGAATCGAATTGCCCGAGCATGTGGCGGCCGAGCTGTCCGACCTGATCGGTGAATGCGCGCTGAGCTGA